A stretch of Myxococcus hansupus DNA encodes these proteins:
- a CDS encoding LysM peptidoglycan-binding domain-containing protein, with amino-acid sequence MALQNDYQDVLDVAKNVGAKVESREENGKLIIKGTVDYGWDRDRMWDQIKARHPNWQNEVMVMLTVTHETPYGLYTVKSGDTLSKLAKDIYGDMKLYPKIFEANKDQLKDPDKIKVGQVLKLPPKSIANA; translated from the coding sequence ATGGCCTTGCAGAATGACTATCAAGACGTGCTCGACGTGGCGAAGAACGTGGGCGCCAAGGTCGAGTCGCGCGAGGAGAACGGCAAGCTCATCATCAAGGGGACGGTGGACTACGGCTGGGACCGTGACCGGATGTGGGACCAGATCAAAGCCAGGCATCCGAACTGGCAGAACGAAGTCATGGTCATGCTCACCGTCACGCACGAGACGCCGTACGGCCTGTACACCGTCAAGTCGGGCGATACATTGAGCAAGCTGGCCAAGGACATCTACGGCGACATGAAGCTGTACCCGAAGATTTTCGAGGCCAACAAGGACCAGCTCAAGGACCCCGACAAAATCAAGGTCGGCCAGGTGCTGAAGCTGCCGCCGAAGTCCATCGCCAACGCGTGA